In Streptomyces sp. SLBN-118, the following are encoded in one genomic region:
- the mmsA gene encoding multiple monosaccharide ABC transporter ATP-binding protein: MSQAPTLLEMRSITKTFPGVKALADVNLAVRDGEIHAICGENGAGKSTLMKVLSGVHPHGSYSGEIVYHGEQMRFHDIRASEQAGIVIIHQELALVPGISITENIFLGNEPRRRGGIDWKAARRRALELMEQVGLREDPDTLIKDIGVGKQQLVEIAKAFAKDVKLLILDEPTAALNENDSQHLLDLLRGFRERGITSIIISHKLGEIEAIADSITILRDGRTIETLDVKADGVNEDRIVRGMVGRELSSRFPDHTPDIGEVFFEVRDWTVRHPSSDERLVCKGSTFHVRRGEIVGFAGLMGAGRTELAMSLFGRSYGTYLSGRVFKDGEEIQLKSVTDAIRHGLAYVSEDRKSIGLNLLDDIKTSMVAAKLSKIAKRGVIDPVREYRIAEEYRTSLRIKTPSVDEGVVKLSGGNQQKVVLAKWMFTDPDLLILDEPTRGIDVGAKYEIYGIIQRLVSQGKGVIVISSELPELIGLCDRIYTAFEGTITGEVPRRDADPEVLMKQMTAMKKSPTS; this comes from the coding sequence ATGAGCCAGGCGCCGACCCTGCTGGAGATGCGGTCGATCACCAAGACCTTCCCCGGCGTCAAAGCGCTCGCCGATGTCAACCTGGCCGTCCGAGACGGCGAGATCCACGCGATCTGCGGGGAGAACGGTGCCGGCAAGTCCACCCTCATGAAGGTGCTGAGCGGCGTTCACCCGCACGGCAGCTACTCGGGCGAGATCGTCTACCACGGCGAGCAGATGCGGTTCCATGACATCCGGGCCAGTGAACAAGCCGGGATCGTCATCATCCACCAGGAGCTGGCGCTGGTACCGGGCATATCGATCACCGAGAACATCTTCCTCGGCAACGAACCCCGCAGGCGGGGCGGGATCGACTGGAAGGCCGCCCGGCGCAGGGCGCTGGAACTGATGGAACAGGTCGGGCTCCGGGAGGATCCCGACACGCTCATCAAAGACATCGGTGTCGGCAAGCAGCAACTCGTGGAGATCGCCAAGGCGTTCGCGAAGGACGTGAAGCTGCTCATCCTCGACGAGCCGACCGCGGCCCTGAACGAGAACGACTCCCAGCACCTGCTCGACCTGCTGCGCGGCTTCCGGGAGCGGGGCATCACCTCGATCATCATCTCGCACAAGCTGGGCGAGATCGAGGCGATCGCCGACAGCATCACGATCCTGCGCGACGGCCGCACCATCGAGACCCTCGACGTCAAGGCGGACGGCGTCAACGAGGACCGCATCGTGCGCGGCATGGTCGGCCGCGAGCTCAGCAGTCGGTTCCCCGACCACACGCCCGACATCGGGGAGGTCTTCTTCGAGGTCCGTGACTGGACGGTGCGCCACCCCAGTTCCGACGAACGGCTCGTGTGCAAGGGGTCGACCTTCCATGTCCGACGCGGCGAGATCGTCGGTTTCGCCGGCCTCATGGGGGCCGGACGCACCGAACTCGCGATGAGCCTGTTCGGGCGCTCCTACGGTACCTACCTGTCCGGCCGGGTCTTCAAGGACGGCGAGGAGATCCAGCTGAAGTCGGTGACGGACGCCATCCGCCACGGCCTCGCCTACGTCAGCGAGGACCGCAAGTCCATCGGCCTCAACCTGCTGGACGACATCAAGACCTCGATGGTGGCCGCCAAACTGTCGAAGATCGCCAAACGCGGTGTCATCGATCCGGTGCGTGAGTACCGCATCGCCGAGGAATACCGCACGAGCTTGAGGATCAAGACGCCCAGCGTCGACGAGGGCGTGGTCAAGCTCTCCGGCGGCAACCAGCAGAAGGTCGTGCTGGCGAAGTGGATGTTCACCGACCCCGACCTGCTGATCCTCGACGAGCCGACCCGCGGCATCGACGTCGGTGCGAAGTACGAGATCTACGGGATCATCCAGCGGCTCGTGAGCCAGGGGAAGGGCGTCATCGTCATCTCCTCGGAGCTGCCCGAACTCATCGGACTGTGCGACCGCATCTACACGGCGTTCGAAGGCACCATCACCGGCGAGGTCCCGCGCCGCGACGCCGACCCCGAAGTGCTGATGAAGCAGATGACCGCGATGAAGAAGAGCCCGACCTCATGA
- a CDS encoding ROK family transcriptional regulator, translating to MQQAGTNLPKVGRYNRAVVLDQIQLVDGISRVEIAQQTGLTPQTVSGIVRRLLDEGIVREDGASRVASGGKPRTTLRLNAEAGSAVGLHFDPIELTCSVVDLRGQPLVVKKRPTPPGIDPSQAVTAMAELVAEVLGEADVPRDKVLGLGLATPGPIDQELGMIVTPPQLAHWTRVPMQKLLSDATGLPVTMDNDATAAAVGERWSGAGKGVANFAYFFFGTGIGGGLILNHQVYRGGSLNAGEFGHSSVLPEGPECYCGNRGCLERLVNPSAIVAEVHRRLADRPRDDSELSQAFDRNPASVDHPAIRLAAAADDPVAAAVIDEAAERVASVAVSIANFIDVDLIVLGGHGIQHVESRYVDVVASALATRPLSRSIRVVEVKASPLGTDAAVVGAAALVLHSTYSPQLSALLAH from the coding sequence GTGCAGCAGGCAGGAACGAACCTCCCCAAAGTGGGCCGGTACAACCGGGCGGTGGTCCTGGACCAGATCCAGCTGGTCGACGGCATCAGCCGGGTGGAGATCGCCCAGCAGACCGGCCTCACCCCGCAGACGGTCTCCGGCATCGTGCGCCGCCTGCTGGACGAGGGCATCGTCCGGGAGGACGGGGCCAGCCGGGTCGCCAGCGGTGGAAAGCCCCGCACCACGCTGCGGCTCAACGCGGAGGCGGGCAGCGCCGTCGGACTGCACTTCGACCCGATCGAACTGACCTGCTCCGTTGTCGACCTGCGCGGACAGCCTCTGGTCGTCAAGAAGCGCCCCACTCCGCCCGGCATCGACCCGTCCCAAGCGGTGACGGCCATGGCCGAGCTGGTCGCCGAGGTGCTGGGCGAAGCGGACGTCCCGCGCGACAAGGTGCTCGGTCTGGGACTCGCCACCCCGGGACCCATCGACCAGGAGCTCGGCATGATCGTCACCCCGCCCCAACTCGCGCACTGGACCCGGGTGCCCATGCAAAAGCTGCTGAGCGATGCCACCGGACTGCCGGTGACAATGGACAACGACGCCACCGCCGCCGCGGTCGGCGAACGCTGGTCCGGCGCAGGCAAGGGCGTGGCGAACTTCGCGTACTTCTTCTTCGGCACCGGCATCGGCGGTGGCCTGATCCTCAACCACCAGGTCTACAGGGGCGGTTCGCTTAACGCCGGAGAGTTCGGCCACTCGTCGGTGCTGCCCGAAGGGCCGGAATGCTACTGCGGCAACCGGGGCTGCCTGGAGCGGCTGGTCAATCCCTCGGCGATCGTGGCCGAGGTGCATCGCCGACTCGCCGACCGGCCCCGAGACGACAGTGAGCTGTCGCAAGCCTTCGACCGGAATCCGGCGTCGGTCGACCATCCCGCGATCCGGCTCGCCGCCGCTGCCGACGACCCCGTCGCCGCCGCCGTCATCGACGAGGCCGCGGAACGCGTCGCCTCGGTCGCTGTCAGCATCGCCAACTTCATCGACGTGGATCTCATCGTTCTCGGCGGTCACGGCATCCAGCACGTGGAGTCGCGCTACGTCGACGTCGTCGCCTCGGCGCTGGCAACCCGACCACTGTCCCGCAGCATCCGGGTCGTCGAGGTCAAGGCGTCGCCCCTCGGTACGGACGCCGCCGTGGTGGGCGCTGCCGCGCTCGTACTGCACTCGACGTACTCGCCGCAGCTGTCCGCTCTTCTCGCTCATTGA
- a CDS encoding MerR family transcriptional regulator: MRVSDSMSVSELAIALGVRPSTLRHWHAQALVIPDRDPVRGTRRYTPTQVRDARIVHQLRKAGYRITSLRALMPELRRTRRSEDVASALAARDASITARSKALLDGAAALSAVLSIHQANGRIAGPS; the protein is encoded by the coding sequence GTGCGCGTGTCGGACTCGATGAGCGTCTCCGAACTCGCCATCGCCCTGGGTGTGCGCCCTTCGACGTTGCGGCACTGGCATGCGCAGGCTCTCGTCATCCCGGACCGCGACCCCGTGCGTGGAACGCGGCGATACACACCGACTCAGGTGCGGGATGCGCGGATCGTGCATCAGCTGCGCAAGGCCGGATACCGCATCACGTCCCTTCGGGCCCTCATGCCGGAGCTGCGGCGCACCCGCCGATCGGAGGATGTCGCCTCGGCGCTTGCTGCCAGGGACGCCAGCATCACTGCTCGGTCCAAAGCCCTCCTCGACGGTGCCGCCGCACTGAGTGCTGTGCTCTCCATTCACCAGGCAAACGGCCGGATCGCCGGCCCGTCATAG
- a CDS encoding VOC family protein — MAIQRMDNVGIVVEDMDAAIAFFVELGMELEGRAEVEGLFADQCTGLDGVRCDIAMVRTPDGHSRLELAKYRSPAVIGAGPRNRPHNTLGTHRVMFAVDDIEDTVARLRPHGAELVGEIARFEDSYLLCYIRGPEGIIVGLAEQLR, encoded by the coding sequence ATGGCGATTCAGCGGATGGACAACGTCGGCATCGTCGTCGAGGACATGGATGCCGCCATCGCGTTCTTCGTGGAACTCGGTATGGAGCTGGAGGGCAGGGCGGAGGTCGAGGGCCTCTTCGCCGACCAGTGCACCGGACTCGACGGCGTCCGTTGTGACATCGCGATGGTCCGGACCCCGGACGGTCACAGCCGGCTCGAGCTGGCGAAGTACCGCAGCCCCGCGGTGATCGGCGCCGGGCCGCGCAACCGGCCGCACAACACTCTTGGCACGCACCGCGTCATGTTCGCCGTCGACGACATCGAGGACACCGTTGCCCGCCTGCGCCCTCACGGCGCCGAACTCGTCGGCGAGATCGCCCGGTTCGAGGACAGCTATCTGCTCTGCTACATCCGCGGCCCGGAGGGCATCATCGTCGGACTGGCCGAGCAACTGCGGTGA
- the rph gene encoding rifamycin-inactivating phosphotransferase, with product MIEQYVLDLQEVDETQVAVVGGKGAHLGGLSRIEGIRVPGGFCVTTDAFRRIMAEAPSIDDRLDQLSRLSPDDREAIRTLSAQIRRTIEEIAIPGDLAAAITGALVQLGEQAACAVRSSATAEDLPTASFAGQQDTYLNVVGPTAILQHVSRCWASLFTERAVTYRQRNGIDHRTVHMAVVVQQMVFPEAAGILFTADPVTGNRKVATVDAGFGLGEALVSGLVNPDVFTVRQGEVVAKAIAAKQRAVHALPAGGTQEVAIDSQRQEQPTLTDEQVVQLAQLGRRIEARFGSPQDIEWCLVDDDFQIVQSRPITTLFPIPETGDQENHVYVSVGHQQMMTNPMKPLGFSMWQLTALVPMHEAGGRLFVDVTRRLASPASRAGLLDVIGRGDPLVRDALETVLDRDDFVPSLPDTGPGGPSAGGASAPIETDPAIVTELIERSQASIDALEHDIRTKTGPALFDFLLGAFEEHKRVLSDPLSMQAIMAGMEATWWLNDKLHEWLGEKNAADTLTLSAPDNITSEMGLALLDVADVIRPQPEVVSFLQGVEDEGFLDEMAKLAGGTEARDAIEAYLDRYGMRCVGEIDITRPRWRERPTTLVPVILDNVRNFEPGAAERRFEQGRQKAQKKEHDVLSRLRALPDGDQKADEAKQMIDRVRTFIGYREYPKYGIISRYFVYKQALLEEAERLVLAGVLPEKEDVFHLTFQELHDVVRSNQVDEGLIQQRKDAFRSYHALTPPRVLTSEGEALTGAYHRDDVPAGALIGVPVSAGTIEGRARVVLDMAQADLEAGDILVTPFTDPSWSPLFVGIAGLVTEVGGLMTHGAVIAREYGLPAVVGVEQATRLIRDGQRLRVHGTDGYVEILA from the coding sequence ATGATCGAACAGTACGTGCTGGACCTTCAAGAGGTTGACGAGACGCAGGTCGCCGTCGTTGGCGGCAAGGGAGCGCACCTGGGCGGGCTGTCGCGGATCGAAGGCATCCGCGTGCCGGGTGGCTTTTGCGTGACGACGGACGCCTTCCGGCGGATCATGGCGGAAGCGCCGTCGATCGACGACCGGCTCGATCAGTTGTCGCGCTTGAGCCCGGACGACCGGGAGGCGATCCGCACGCTCAGCGCGCAGATTCGCCGGACCATCGAAGAGATTGCCATCCCGGGCGATCTCGCGGCGGCGATCACCGGCGCACTCGTCCAGCTCGGCGAGCAAGCCGCCTGCGCCGTCCGATCCAGCGCGACGGCAGAAGACCTCCCGACAGCCTCCTTTGCCGGCCAGCAGGACACGTACCTGAACGTCGTGGGGCCGACGGCGATCCTCCAGCACGTCAGCCGGTGCTGGGCCTCCCTGTTCACCGAGCGGGCCGTGACCTACCGCCAGCGTAACGGCATCGACCACCGTACGGTCCACATGGCCGTGGTCGTGCAGCAGATGGTCTTCCCGGAGGCGGCCGGCATCCTGTTCACGGCCGACCCCGTCACGGGCAACCGGAAGGTCGCCACCGTCGACGCCGGCTTCGGCCTCGGCGAGGCCCTGGTCTCCGGCCTGGTGAACCCGGACGTCTTCACGGTGCGACAGGGCGAAGTCGTCGCCAAGGCGATCGCCGCCAAACAGCGTGCCGTTCACGCCCTGCCCGCCGGCGGTACGCAAGAGGTGGCGATCGACTCGCAGCGGCAGGAGCAGCCGACACTGACGGATGAGCAGGTCGTACAGCTCGCGCAGCTCGGGCGGCGGATCGAAGCGCGTTTCGGCAGCCCGCAGGACATCGAATGGTGCCTGGTCGACGATGACTTCCAGATCGTTCAGAGCCGGCCGATCACGACGCTGTTTCCCATCCCCGAGACCGGCGACCAGGAGAATCACGTCTACGTCTCCGTTGGTCACCAGCAGATGATGACCAACCCCATGAAGCCCCTGGGGTTCTCGATGTGGCAGCTGACGGCCTTGGTGCCGATGCACGAAGCCGGCGGGAGGCTGTTCGTCGACGTCACCCGGCGCCTGGCCTCGCCCGCGAGCCGCGCCGGCCTCCTGGACGTCATCGGGAGAGGCGATCCCCTGGTCAGGGACGCTCTGGAGACCGTACTCGACCGCGACGATTTCGTCCCGTCGCTCCCGGACACGGGTCCGGGCGGGCCGTCGGCCGGCGGAGCGTCCGCCCCGATCGAGACCGATCCGGCCATCGTCACCGAGCTGATCGAGCGCAGCCAGGCGTCCATCGACGCCCTGGAGCACGACATCCGGACGAAGACCGGACCGGCGTTGTTCGACTTCCTGCTGGGGGCCTTCGAGGAGCACAAGCGAGTCCTCAGTGACCCGCTGAGCATGCAGGCGATCATGGCGGGGATGGAGGCCACGTGGTGGCTCAACGACAAACTGCACGAGTGGCTGGGCGAGAAGAACGCGGCTGACACCCTCACACTGTCAGCCCCCGACAACATCACCTCGGAGATGGGACTGGCGCTGCTCGACGTCGCGGACGTGATCCGCCCGCAGCCGGAGGTCGTGTCGTTCCTGCAAGGCGTCGAGGACGAGGGCTTCCTGGACGAGATGGCGAAGCTCGCGGGCGGGACCGAAGCGCGCGACGCCATCGAGGCCTACCTCGACCGGTACGGAATGCGCTGCGTCGGCGAGATCGACATCACGAGGCCACGCTGGCGCGAACGGCCCACCACGCTCGTGCCCGTGATCCTCGACAACGTCAGGAACTTCGAGCCGGGCGCCGCCGAGCGGCGCTTCGAGCAAGGGCGCCAGAAGGCGCAGAAGAAGGAACATGACGTGCTGTCACGCTTGCGGGCCCTGCCGGACGGGGACCAGAAAGCCGACGAGGCCAAGCAGATGATCGACCGGGTCAGAACCTTCATCGGGTACCGGGAGTACCCGAAGTACGGAATCATCAGCCGCTACTTCGTCTACAAGCAGGCCCTGCTGGAGGAGGCCGAGCGCCTCGTGCTGGCCGGCGTGCTTCCTGAGAAGGAGGACGTCTTCCACCTCACGTTCCAAGAACTCCACGACGTCGTGCGCTCGAACCAGGTGGACGAGGGGCTCATCCAGCAGCGCAAGGACGCGTTCCGGTCGTACCACGCCCTCACTCCGCCCCGGGTGCTCACATCGGAAGGTGAGGCCCTCACCGGGGCGTACCACCGCGACGACGTGCCGGCCGGCGCCCTGATCGGCGTACCGGTTTCCGCCGGGACCATCGAGGGACGGGCCCGCGTCGTCCTTGACATGGCGCAGGCCGATCTCGAGGCGGGCGACATCCTGGTCACGCCGTTCACGGACCCCAGCTGGTCACCGCTGTTCGTCGGAATCGCGGGCCTGGTGACGGAGGTGGGCGGCCTGATGACCCATGGCGCGGTGATCGCCCGGGAGTACGGGTTGCCGGCGGTCGTGGGCGTGGAGCAGGCCACCCGGCTGATCCGGGACGGGCAGCGGCTCCGCGTGCACGGAACCGACGGGTACGTCGAGATCCTTGCTTGA
- a CDS encoding thioesterase II family protein, giving the protein MHRDRSIAAWIRRYRPRPNASVRLVCFPHAGGSAVVFHPWAAAFHPDVEILAVQYPGRQDRLAEPRVEDLPELAKQVLPALRAAVGDGRYALFGHSMGATLAFEVARRLEAEGDGPELLVASARRAPSRQRAVLVHQLGDADLTTHIAELSATNSRLMQDPRARDMILPTVRSDLRAIETYRCPPGLALRTPILTIIGDNDRWTTLEEAEAWARHTRGGFELRVLPGGHFYLDEQEAQVRQLVSARLRCEASPVDPAVR; this is encoded by the coding sequence ATGCACCGCGACCGCAGTATCGCCGCCTGGATCCGCCGCTACCGGCCGCGGCCGAACGCCTCGGTGCGGCTGGTCTGTTTCCCGCACGCCGGGGGCTCGGCGGTGGTCTTCCACCCCTGGGCAGCGGCCTTCCACCCGGACGTGGAGATACTCGCCGTCCAGTATCCGGGCCGGCAAGACCGGCTTGCCGAACCGCGCGTCGAGGACCTCCCGGAGCTGGCCAAACAGGTGCTGCCGGCTCTGCGGGCCGCGGTCGGCGACGGCCGGTACGCGCTGTTCGGACACAGCATGGGCGCCACCCTCGCATTCGAGGTGGCCCGGCGGCTGGAGGCCGAAGGCGACGGCCCCGAGCTGCTGGTTGCATCGGCTCGTCGAGCCCCCTCCCGACAACGCGCCGTGCTGGTACACCAGCTTGGCGACGCCGATCTGACCACGCACATTGCCGAGCTGAGCGCCACCAACAGCCGTCTGATGCAAGACCCCCGGGCGAGGGACATGATCCTCCCGACCGTCCGCAGCGATCTGCGGGCGATCGAGACGTACCGCTGCCCACCGGGCCTCGCGCTGCGCACGCCCATCCTGACGATCATCGGAGACAACGACCGCTGGACCACGCTCGAGGAGGCGGAGGCCTGGGCCAGGCACACGCGGGGTGGCTTCGAGCTGCGTGTGTTGCCCGGCGGGCACTTCTATCTGGACGAGCAGGAGGCTCAGGTGCGCCAACTGGTCTCCGCGCGCCTCCGCTGCGAAGCATCGCCGGTTGATCCGGCAGTACGTTGA
- a CDS encoding dihydrofolate reductase family protein, which yields MRSVTYSMNVSLDGYIVGPDGDFGWTAPDEEVFRFWIDEIREVGVHLLGRRLYETMLYWETADQDPSLDDSELEWAAIWKPLPKVVFSTTLLAVQGNARLASGGLAEEIERLRAEPGEGDIAIGGATLAAEAAALGLIDEYRAVVHPVLVGGGIPFFPQRERRVDLELVETRTFSSRVVYLRYRVAR from the coding sequence ATGCGCAGCGTGACCTATTCGATGAACGTTTCACTCGACGGTTACATCGTCGGGCCGGACGGCGACTTCGGCTGGACGGCGCCCGACGAGGAGGTCTTTCGCTTCTGGATCGACGAGATTCGAGAGGTCGGCGTTCACCTGTTGGGGCGGCGGCTGTACGAGACGATGCTGTACTGGGAGACCGCCGACCAGGATCCGTCGCTCGACGACTCAGAGCTCGAGTGGGCCGCGATCTGGAAGCCGCTCCCGAAGGTGGTGTTTTCCACCACGCTGTTGGCGGTGCAGGGCAATGCCCGCCTGGCCTCCGGCGGCCTGGCGGAGGAGATCGAGCGGTTGCGAGCCGAGCCGGGTGAGGGCGACATCGCGATCGGCGGCGCGACTCTCGCCGCTGAGGCGGCGGCGTTGGGTCTGATCGACGAGTACCGGGCGGTGGTCCACCCGGTGCTGGTTGGCGGTGGCATTCCATTCTTTCCCCAGCGCGAGCGCCGGGTGGATCTCGAACTCGTCGAGACCCGCACCTTCAGCTCGAGAGTCGTCTACCTCCGCTACCGCGTGGCGCGCTAG
- a CDS encoding carboxylesterase family protein — MRPAVVTRHGAVRGITGRHGTTGFKNIPYASSPTGPLRFASPRPPAAWNGKRADAYGPTAPKHPFAPPLDRLIPEADPHLP; from the coding sequence ATGCGACCGGCCGTCGTCACCCGTCACGGCGCCGTTCGTGGCATCACCGGCCGGCACGGCACCACCGGTTTCAAGAATATCCCTTACGCCTCATCGCCGACCGGGCCGCTCCGCTTCGCCTCACCTCGCCCACCAGCCGCATGGAACGGGAAACGCGCCGACGCCTACGGCCCCACCGCCCCCAAGCATCCCTTCGCTCCCCCGCTGGACCGTCTCATCCCCGAGGCCGACCCGCACCTGCCGTAG
- a CDS encoding VOC family protein, with protein MRVIAFDHLVLNVADIERSLAFYTGSLGLQPVRVEEWRADKVPFPSVRVSATTIIDLVEEPAERPEGSNVDHICLVVEPLDWQQVIDSGVFTVLDGPDERFGARGTAVSLYVQDPDGNTVELRWYPQDA; from the coding sequence ATGCGCGTGATCGCCTTCGACCATCTCGTCCTCAACGTCGCCGACATCGAGCGTTCGCTCGCCTTCTACACCGGCTCTCTGGGCCTGCAGCCAGTGCGGGTGGAGGAGTGGCGGGCCGACAAGGTCCCCTTCCCGTCCGTGCGGGTGAGCGCGACCACCATCATCGACCTCGTCGAGGAGCCCGCCGAGCGACCGGAGGGCTCCAATGTCGACCACATCTGCCTGGTGGTCGAGCCGCTCGACTGGCAGCAGGTCATCGATTCCGGCGTCTTCACGGTGCTGGACGGTCCCGACGAGCGCTTCGGCGCCCGGGGCACCGCGGTCTCCCTCTATGTGCAGGACCCGGACGGCAACACTGTGGAACTGCGCTGGTATCCGCAGGACGCATAA
- a CDS encoding TetR/AcrR family transcriptional regulator, protein MTTPKGTAGTKGVPRARREQQIVAAATEEFGRHGYSAASLAAIAGRVGVTKTLLHQYFGAKQDLYLACLTPVGDQLLDAMRIAMTQGRGTTPHTPLLVLRSIFTALEGRREAWFVLYDTSLPLDSGPARAAERYRTAIDQLAATGTAELLRAAGSTDPLDADALKYAWRGLVTALVRWWINHPDQTPDAMAERCARLFALTGRAFD, encoded by the coding sequence ATGACCACCCCCAAAGGCACGGCCGGCACCAAAGGTGTCCCGCGGGCCCGCCGAGAGCAGCAGATCGTGGCCGCGGCCACCGAGGAGTTCGGGCGTCACGGCTACTCCGCAGCGTCTTTGGCCGCCATCGCCGGGCGCGTCGGCGTCACCAAGACGCTGCTGCATCAGTACTTCGGCGCCAAGCAGGACCTCTACCTCGCGTGCCTGACCCCGGTCGGCGACCAACTACTGGACGCGATGCGCATTGCCATGACGCAGGGCCGAGGCACCACACCGCACACACCACTGCTGGTGCTGCGCAGCATCTTCACCGCGTTGGAGGGCCGGCGCGAGGCATGGTTCGTGCTCTACGACACCTCGCTGCCCCTCGACAGCGGGCCTGCCCGCGCCGCCGAGCGCTACCGGACCGCCATCGACCAACTCGCCGCGACCGGCACCGCCGAGCTGCTGCGCGCGGCGGGATCTACGGACCCACTCGACGCGGACGCGCTCAAGTACGCATGGCGAGGCCTGGTCACCGCCCTGGTCCGCTGGTGGATCAACCACCCCGACCAGACGCCGGACGCGATGGCTGAACGCTGCGCCCGCCTCTTCGCCCTCACCGGCAGAGCCTTCGACTGA
- a CDS encoding ester cyclase — protein sequence MGQAREVMDRLTDALTTHPDLKVIAELYAEDAIAVTPDEGEIRGRDNIVEYWRQMTEAVPEARFESLHAYEAGDTAIDEGFFSGRNTGPLHLTSGETLPATQKEIRIRGVDIATVADGRIVDYRLYFDEMDFLGQLGLLPDEPS from the coding sequence ATGGGACAGGCTCGTGAGGTCATGGACCGGCTCACGGATGCGCTCACCACGCACCCGGATCTGAAGGTCATCGCTGAGTTGTATGCCGAGGACGCGATCGCTGTCACCCCCGACGAGGGGGAGATCCGCGGGCGCGACAACATCGTGGAGTACTGGCGGCAGATGACGGAGGCGGTCCCCGAAGCCAGATTCGAGTCGTTGCACGCGTACGAGGCCGGCGACACAGCCATCGACGAGGGGTTCTTCAGCGGCAGGAACACCGGGCCGCTGCATCTGACCTCCGGGGAGACTCTTCCCGCGACGCAGAAGGAGATCAGAATCCGCGGGGTGGACATCGCCACCGTGGCGGACGGCCGGATCGTCGACTACCGGCTCTACTTCGACGAGATGGACTTCTTGGGGCAGCTGGGGCTGCTGCCCGATGAGCCGTCCTGA
- a CDS encoding alpha/beta fold hydrolase, whose protein sequence is MTELSISTAEGVFDAFVAGPPKGRPVLMLHGFPQTGLVWQRQIAVLAAHGYRVAAPDQRGYSPGARPERAEDYRMSVLVDDVVAITDELGWASFDLVGHDWGGAVAWWTAAANPGRVRTLTVVSTPHPRALATTLRTDQDQRERSRYMIDWRDTPATEERMLTNDASELRAAYAGKIPQASADAYVQHLSQPGALTAALNWYRAGRPDGAIGPIDVPTLYVWSTADSAFGEAAAQETGQWINGPYRFETLQGISHWVPEEAPETLNRLLLDHLQTHGEYGTTANRS, encoded by the coding sequence GTGACTGAGTTGAGCATCTCCACTGCCGAGGGCGTCTTCGACGCGTTCGTGGCGGGTCCGCCCAAGGGCCGCCCGGTGCTGATGCTGCACGGCTTCCCGCAGACGGGTCTGGTGTGGCAACGGCAGATCGCGGTGCTGGCCGCGCACGGCTACCGGGTGGCGGCGCCCGACCAGCGTGGGTACTCGCCCGGGGCCCGCCCCGAACGCGCCGAGGACTACCGCATGAGCGTCCTGGTCGACGATGTGGTCGCGATCACGGACGAACTGGGCTGGGCGTCGTTCGACCTGGTCGGCCATGACTGGGGAGGCGCGGTGGCGTGGTGGACCGCCGCTGCCAACCCCGGCCGCGTACGAACCCTGACGGTTGTCTCGACCCCTCACCCGAGGGCTCTGGCCACCACCCTGCGCACCGATCAGGACCAGCGCGAACGATCGCGCTACATGATCGACTGGCGCGACACGCCCGCGACCGAAGAACGCATGCTCACCAACGACGCCTCGGAGCTTCGCGCCGCGTACGCCGGAAAGATCCCGCAGGCCAGTGCCGACGCCTACGTGCAACACCTGTCCCAGCCGGGCGCTCTCACCGCGGCGCTGAACTGGTACCGGGCCGGCCGCCCTGACGGCGCGATCGGCCCCATCGACGTGCCCACCCTGTACGTCTGGAGCACCGCGGACAGCGCGTTCGGCGAGGCCGCCGCGCAGGAGACGGGGCAGTGGATCAACGGGCCGTACCGGTTCGAGACCCTCCAGGGCATCAGCCACTGGGTCCCCGAGGAGGCGCCCGAGACGCTGAACCGCCTGCTGCTCGACCATCTGCAAACGCACGGCGAGTACGGAACCACAGCTAACCGTTCCTAG